The Erythrobacter sp. F6033 genome window below encodes:
- a CDS encoding PBP1A family penicillin-binding protein: MSKRGDRVTNKGKRGSRRAAAERASSRSGSRSQKRKKPKKAAAVGGGSAFWRWVKRLTLWGGAAALLGAIFLAFAVGFAAQSIPSFYQLKSTQNAQTILVRARDGSEIVEIGPSFGEWLDYDDIPDNMKNAMVAVEDKRYFSHYGVDPIRTTGAVVEGITGSRSRVGGTSTITQQLARNVFLNSNRTFDRKAREAVLAMALEWKFSKEQILELYLNKVYFGGGAYGIDSASRKFFSHPARELSVAESSIIAGLVKAPSRYSPTADVQAAVNRAKVVLRLMREQGYITPEQASVDVDTVELKQQSGQNSVRYFTDWALPQLDILLPETFAPIEVWTTLDVGMQRAATASIASNTPDGSQGALVSVDRDGAILALVGGTDYVETNFNRATNAMRQPGSSWKLFVYLAALEAGYTPDDRVVDTPVTIDGWSPRNSNGRNVGETSLRTSFAYSINTVAAQLGNEVGFGTVASMARRFGVSSPVSTYPSMVLGSSEVRLIEMTRAFASISAKGKSVEPYGILKVTTASGELLYEREKPRDTALVPDYVVAGMTDLLQAAVQTGTGRAAQIGRPVAGKTGTTSSNKDGWFVGFSSGITTGVWMGRDDAKAVPGLQGGRAPARAFAAYMRYAVKDRAVEKFDTELNLPEWRLEPDEEYLFGDPDDYYFIDEQGNLVEPGRRDPSDNPFDVDGERPDAPAPEEPPTAVSEDFLERATGGALPPDPTGGTPPGILEPSQQRPPPAQPPPR, translated from the coding sequence ATGTCGAAACGCGGTGACCGTGTGACAAACAAGGGCAAGCGCGGTTCTCGCCGAGCGGCGGCGGAGCGTGCTTCGTCGCGGTCTGGCTCGCGTTCTCAAAAGCGCAAGAAGCCAAAGAAAGCTGCTGCTGTTGGAGGCGGGTCAGCATTTTGGCGGTGGGTAAAACGGCTCACGCTTTGGGGCGGAGCTGCGGCTTTGCTCGGTGCAATTTTCCTCGCCTTTGCAGTCGGCTTCGCCGCGCAGTCTATCCCGAGTTTCTACCAGCTGAAATCCACTCAAAATGCGCAGACCATTTTGGTTCGTGCGCGCGATGGTAGCGAGATCGTCGAGATCGGCCCGAGCTTTGGCGAATGGCTCGATTACGATGACATCCCCGACAACATGAAAAACGCGATGGTCGCCGTCGAGGATAAGCGATATTTCTCGCATTACGGTGTCGACCCGATCCGGACGACCGGCGCAGTTGTCGAAGGGATTACGGGCTCGCGGTCGCGGGTTGGCGGCACGTCCACAATCACGCAGCAGTTGGCGCGGAACGTGTTCCTCAATTCGAACCGTACCTTTGATCGTAAGGCGCGTGAAGCCGTTCTGGCGATGGCGTTAGAGTGGAAATTCTCGAAGGAACAAATCCTCGAGCTGTATCTGAACAAAGTCTATTTCGGCGGCGGTGCGTATGGCATCGACAGCGCGAGCCGCAAATTCTTTAGCCACCCGGCGCGGGAATTGAGCGTTGCCGAATCGTCGATCATCGCCGGTCTTGTGAAAGCGCCAAGCCGGTATTCCCCAACTGCGGATGTTCAAGCGGCGGTGAACCGCGCCAAAGTGGTTTTACGGCTGATGCGAGAGCAGGGCTATATCACTCCTGAGCAGGCTTCAGTCGATGTTGATACTGTTGAGCTGAAACAGCAGTCGGGGCAAAATTCGGTGCGGTATTTTACCGACTGGGCGCTCCCGCAGCTCGATATTCTGCTGCCCGAAACATTCGCACCAATCGAGGTTTGGACGACACTTGATGTGGGTATGCAGCGCGCTGCGACCGCATCAATTGCATCCAACACGCCGGACGGATCACAGGGGGCGCTGGTCAGTGTCGATCGTGATGGCGCAATTCTCGCGCTGGTGGGCGGCACCGATTATGTCGAAACCAATTTCAACCGCGCTACCAATGCGATGCGGCAGCCCGGTTCCTCGTGGAAATTGTTTGTCTATCTGGCAGCACTGGAAGCGGGCTACACACCAGACGACCGCGTGGTTGATACGCCTGTCACGATTGATGGATGGAGCCCGCGCAATTCGAATGGGCGCAATGTTGGCGAGACAAGCCTGCGCACATCCTTTGCTTATTCGATCAACACCGTCGCCGCACAGCTGGGTAATGAGGTCGGCTTTGGTACGGTTGCGTCAATGGCGCGGCGTTTTGGCGTCAGCTCGCCTGTTTCCACCTATCCTTCAATGGTTCTCGGTTCATCCGAAGTCCGTTTGATCGAGATGACCCGCGCTTTTGCCTCTATCTCTGCAAAGGGCAAATCGGTTGAGCCATACGGTATTCTCAAAGTGACGACAGCCAGCGGAGAGCTGCTCTATGAGCGAGAGAAGCCGCGAGACACGGCTCTGGTGCCAGATTATGTCGTCGCAGGAATGACTGATCTGCTGCAAGCCGCTGTTCAAACAGGTACGGGCCGTGCGGCCCAGATTGGCAGGCCTGTAGCCGGCAAAACGGGAACGACCAGTTCAAACAAAGACGGCTGGTTTGTCGGATTTTCATCAGGGATTACGACTGGCGTCTGGATGGGCCGCGATGATGCGAAGGCTGTTCCCGGCTTGCAAGGTGGACGCGCACCTGCCCGCGCCTTCGCCGCCTATATGCGCTACGCCGTAAAAGACCGCGCTGTCGAGAAGTTTGATACTGAGCTCAATCTGCCCGAATGGCGTTTGGAACCCGATGAGGAATATCTGTTCGGCGATCCCGACGATTATTACTTTATCGATGAGCAAGGCAATCTGGTTGAGCCCGGACGCCGTGACCCTTCAGACAATCCATTTGATGTTGACGGCGAACGGCCTGATGCGCCGGCACCAGAGGAGCCCCCGACTGCCGTGAGCGAGGACTTTCTTGAGCGGGCTACTGGAGGCGCGTTGCCGCCCGACCCGACCGGAGGCACTCCTCCGGGCATTCTCGAACCGAGTCAGCAAAGGCCGCCTCCGGCTCAGCCGCCGCCGCGATAG
- the msrB gene encoding peptide-methionine (R)-S-oxide reductase MsrB — protein sequence MTDDPKTLSDDDWRKKLSPEQYHVLREAGTERAFTGKYDKFYEEGEYACAGCGAVLFASDSKYNSGCGWPAFTKPAQGETVEEKRDVSFGMIRTEVLCSNCGGHLGHVFPDGPPEAGGMRYCINSAALDFEKDG from the coding sequence ATGACTGACGATCCCAAAACACTAAGCGACGATGATTGGCGCAAGAAGCTCTCGCCAGAACAATACCATGTTCTGCGCGAAGCGGGCACCGAGCGCGCATTCACTGGCAAATATGACAAGTTCTACGAAGAAGGCGAATATGCCTGCGCCGGGTGTGGGGCGGTGCTGTTCGCCAGCGATTCGAAGTACAATAGCGGATGCGGCTGGCCTGCTTTTACGAAGCCTGCACAGGGTGAAACCGTCGAAGAAAAGCGCGATGTATCGTTCGGCATGATCCGCACTGAAGTGCTCTGTTCCAATTGCGGCGGACATCTTGGCCATGTCTTTCCCGACGGTCCGCCAGAGGCAGGTGGCATGCGGTATTGCATCAATTCCGCCGCGCTCGATTTCGAGAAAGACGGATAA
- a CDS encoding VOC family protein, which translates to MLNHIMIGSNDIERSKAFYTKVLGVLGAGEPMAHVNDTGQTRLFYIHNGDTFSISEPINGEPANCANGFTIGFKCDSLDQVKELHDVAVANGGTTCEDPPGPREGSMGVMNLCYFTDPDGHKICGIHRPG; encoded by the coding sequence ATGCTTAATCACATCATGATCGGCAGCAACGATATCGAGCGCTCCAAGGCGTTCTACACCAAGGTGCTTGGCGTGCTCGGCGCAGGCGAGCCGATGGCTCACGTCAACGACACCGGCCAAACCCGTTTGTTCTACATCCATAACGGCGACACGTTCTCGATCAGCGAGCCGATCAATGGCGAGCCCGCCAATTGCGCCAACGGTTTCACTATCGGCTTCAAGTGCGACTCGCTTGATCAGGTGAAGGAACTTCACGATGTCGCCGTCGCCAATGGCGGCACCACATGCGAAGACCCTCCCGGCCCGCGCGAAGGCAGCATGGGTGTGATGAACCTTTGCTACTTCACTGATCCAGACGGCCACAAAATCTGCGGCATCCACCGCCCGGGCTAA
- the metW gene encoding methionine biosynthesis protein MetW — protein MSLRPDLAAIAAHIAPGSRVLDIGCGDGALMAELESASRVDARGMELSPQLVERCVSRGLSVVQGDANTDLVNYPDKAFDYAILSQTLQTAVRPDLILDELLRVGTKAFVSFPNFAHWRTRAALMFGGRMPVTRALPVSWYETTNIHHVTIDDFRELAKAKGAKIEREWFFSGEKQIGAPASNWRAEFAVFQLSR, from the coding sequence ATGAGTTTGCGTCCAGATCTCGCCGCGATTGCGGCTCATATTGCGCCCGGCTCACGGGTGCTGGATATCGGCTGCGGTGACGGCGCTTTGATGGCTGAACTGGAAAGTGCCAGCCGCGTCGATGCGCGCGGAATGGAATTGAGCCCGCAGCTGGTCGAACGCTGCGTTTCGCGCGGACTTTCGGTGGTTCAGGGCGATGCGAACACCGATCTCGTGAATTATCCCGACAAGGCGTTCGATTACGCAATTCTCAGCCAGACTTTGCAAACGGCGGTTCGTCCCGATCTCATCCTTGATGAACTGCTGCGGGTCGGAACGAAGGCTTTTGTCAGCTTCCCGAATTTTGCCCATTGGCGCACGCGCGCCGCTTTGATGTTTGGTGGCCGGATGCCGGTTACACGGGCTTTGCCAGTAAGCTGGTATGAGACGACCAACATCCACCACGTGACGATCGACGACTTCCGCGAACTTGCCAAAGCGAAGGGCGCAAAGATCGAACGCGAGTGGTTTTTCTCCGGCGAAAAACAAATCGGCGCACCAGCATCAAACTGGCGCGCCGAATTTGCGGTGTTTCAGCTGAGCCGCTGA
- a CDS encoding homoserine O-acetyltransferase produces MNAGEPSKIHAIPHDLPLDSGQVLTDAQIAYETYGELAHDKSNAILICHALTGDQFVASDHPITGKPGWWERMVGPGKHIDTDRYFVICANVIGSCMGSTGPASEASEGAPYAMRFPVITIRDMVRGLVALLDGLGIEELHAVVGGSMGGMQALSLAANWPDRAARVLVVASTARHSAQNIAFHEVGRQAIMADPAWSDGDYYAGEASPDNGLAVARMAAHITYLSEEGLTEKFGRRLQDRDSKSFGFDADFQVESYLRYQGSGFTQRFDANSYLYITRAMDYFDLAEEHGGKLANAFEGTSARFCLVSFDTDWLYPTSESQHIVHALNAAGAKVSFVELSAPNGHDSFLLPHEQLDRVIKGFIG; encoded by the coding sequence ATGAACGCCGGAGAGCCATCGAAAATTCATGCGATCCCGCATGACCTACCGCTTGATAGCGGTCAGGTGCTCACTGACGCCCAGATTGCTTATGAAACCTATGGTGAACTGGCTCATGATAAGTCGAATGCGATCCTGATTTGCCACGCGCTGACCGGCGATCAATTTGTCGCCAGTGACCATCCGATCACTGGTAAACCCGGCTGGTGGGAGCGCATGGTCGGGCCCGGCAAACATATCGATACGGATCGCTACTTTGTGATCTGTGCCAATGTGATCGGCAGCTGCATGGGGTCGACTGGCCCCGCGAGCGAGGCGAGCGAAGGCGCGCCCTATGCGATGCGTTTCCCGGTCATCACCATCCGCGACATGGTGCGCGGATTGGTGGCATTGCTCGATGGGCTGGGTATCGAAGAACTGCACGCGGTCGTCGGAGGTTCGATGGGCGGGATGCAGGCTTTAAGCCTTGCTGCCAACTGGCCAGACCGCGCTGCGCGTGTGCTCGTAGTTGCATCGACTGCGCGGCACTCGGCTCAGAATATCGCGTTTCATGAAGTGGGTCGGCAAGCGATCATGGCCGACCCCGCCTGGTCAGATGGCGATTATTACGCCGGCGAAGCCTCGCCGGATAACGGCCTCGCGGTGGCCCGCATGGCCGCGCATATTACCTATCTTTCCGAAGAGGGGCTGACGGAGAAATTCGGTCGCCGCCTGCAAGACCGTGACAGCAAGAGCTTTGGTTTTGACGCGGATTTTCAGGTCGAAAGCTATCTGCGCTATCAGGGCAGCGGCTTCACCCAGCGCTTCGATGCAAATTCCTACCTCTATATCACTCGCGCCATGGATTATTTCGATCTTGCGGAGGAGCACGGCGGGAAACTCGCCAATGCATTCGAGGGCACTTCGGCACGGTTCTGTCTGGTCAGCTTCGATACCGACTGGCTTTATCCAACATCAGAAAGCCAGCACATCGTTCATGCGCTTAATGCAGCGGGAGCAAAAGTCAGCTTCGTCGAATTGTCCGCGCCCAATGGCCATGACAGCTTCTTGCTCCCGCACGAGCAATTGGACCGCGTGATTAAGGGCTTTATCGGATGA
- a CDS encoding glutathione S-transferase family protein codes for MWQLYQFPLCPFSRKIRLLMGEKNIAYELVREDPWAASDLFYNLNPAGRTPVLVNEVKDVVIADSRAIGEYFEETVDRSPMINGTATGRAEIRRLTALFDENFYNDVTAPLLSERMKKRIVLRQPPDSRALREAMKMAHGHLDYMDWLIDNRPWLAGSTMSMADLAAAAQISVADYLGGIDWTGHEQTRGWYAVFKSRPSFRPLLTERMDVIKPPAHYALVDG; via the coding sequence ATGTGGCAACTCTATCAATTCCCCCTCTGTCCTTTTAGTCGCAAAATCCGCTTGCTGATGGGTGAGAAGAACATTGCGTACGAATTGGTGCGCGAAGACCCGTGGGCAGCATCTGACTTGTTCTACAACCTCAATCCGGCTGGCCGCACACCTGTTCTGGTGAACGAGGTAAAGGATGTGGTGATCGCGGATAGCCGGGCGATCGGCGAATATTTCGAAGAGACTGTGGACCGCTCGCCGATGATCAACGGCACCGCGACTGGCCGCGCCGAAATCCGCCGCTTGACCGCCTTGTTCGATGAGAACTTCTACAACGATGTAACCGCGCCGCTTTTGTCAGAGCGGATGAAGAAGCGGATTGTACTGCGCCAGCCACCAGATAGCCGCGCCTTGCGAGAAGCGATGAAGATGGCTCACGGTCATCTCGACTACATGGATTGGTTGATCGACAATCGCCCTTGGCTTGCCGGATCAACGATGAGCATGGCAGACCTTGCCGCGGCTGCGCAGATTTCTGTGGCGGATTACCTTGGCGGAATCGATTGGACGGGGCACGAACAAACGCGCGGCTGGTACGCAGTGTTCAAGAGCCGCCCAAGCTTCCGGCCGCTTCTTACCGAGCGTATGGACGTGATCAAACCGCCTGCGCATTACGCATTGGTCGATGGTTGA